In Desulfomonilia bacterium, a single genomic region encodes these proteins:
- a CDS encoding glycosyltransferase family 4 protein — MKVCLAIEKFDPKTGGAERYCWDLAHFLADRGHEVAVICMKSSGTDCPGIAIHKVRVIKFPQSLRHLSFALMHFFKARKMKGWVHYGVGNTFHMDIYQPHGGLHAAWSERDIIRYSENMRSLIRIIKRLSFKDAFQRAFEWWTLKVERPVVLAISRMVENDIREFCGKNPPEIFLIPNGIDTRKYSPAKIEGRSDIRKFYGLGENDFVFLFVANNFILKGFRILLEALKKIKKTNVRLLVVGEPDAGSMSLAGKFGRMIVFAGKSAGLDYIYPACDCLAHPTYYDACSLVVLESLASGTPVITTSANGASMFIESGKNGYIIPAADVDALEHAIDKMISGGMPHVENTSFDDSYTVFEKIEKVIAEKGKRK, encoded by the coding sequence ATGAAAGTCTGTCTTGCCATAGAAAAATTCGATCCAAAAACAGGCGGCGCAGAGCGCTACTGCTGGGATCTGGCGCATTTTCTTGCAGACAGAGGCCATGAGGTTGCTGTCATATGCATGAAGTCTTCCGGTACTGATTGTCCGGGTATAGCCATTCATAAGGTCCGTGTCATAAAATTTCCCCAGTCGCTCAGACATCTGAGTTTTGCCTTAATGCATTTCTTTAAAGCCAGGAAAATGAAAGGCTGGGTTCATTACGGGGTGGGAAATACATTTCATATGGATATTTATCAGCCCCATGGCGGGCTGCATGCCGCATGGTCTGAAAGGGACATTATCAGGTATTCTGAAAATATGAGGTCACTGATAAGGATCATAAAAAGGTTGAGCTTCAAGGATGCCTTTCAGCGAGCCTTTGAATGGTGGACTCTCAAGGTCGAGAGGCCTGTTGTCCTGGCAATATCAAGGATGGTGGAGAATGATATCAGGGAATTCTGCGGCAAGAATCCTCCAGAAATTTTTCTCATCCCCAATGGCATAGATACAAGGAAATACTCACCGGCTAAGATTGAGGGGCGCAGTGATATAAGAAAATTCTACGGTCTTGGTGAAAACGATTTCGTGTTCCTCTTTGTTGCGAATAACTTTATCCTGAAGGGATTCAGGATTCTTCTCGAAGCGCTAAAAAAAATAAAAAAGACCAATGTCAGGCTTCTTGTTGTAGGCGAACCTGATGCCGGATCCATGTCGCTTGCCGGAAAGTTTGGCAGGATGATTGTTTTTGCGGGAAAAAGCGCCGGACTTGATTATATCTACCCCGCATGCGACTGCCTTGCGCATCCGACCTATTATGATGCATGCTCGCTCGTTGTGCTCGAATCGCTTGCATCGGGGACACCTGTCATCACGACATCGGCAAATGGTGCATCCATGTTCATTGAAAGCGGGAAGAACGGATATATTATTCCGGCAGCCGATGTTGATGCACTGGAACACGCCATTGATAAAATGATTTCAGGTGGGATGCCGCATGTGGAAAACACCTCATTTGACGATTCATACACGGTCTTTGAGAAGATAGAGAAAGTTATAGCCGAAAAGGGGAAGCGAAAATGA
- a CDS encoding DegT/DnrJ/EryC1/StrS family aminotransferase has translation MQGKEIIPVVNPKAQSEVLQKEILDAVARVVDSGWYILGSEVDSFEKEFASFIGADNCIGVASGTDALMLALKAAGLKTGDEVITVSHSAVATVAAIEQAGLVPVFADIDNTSRCIDPGLIEALISPKTMAIVPVHIYGQPCDMSAIMGIAERHGLKVIEDCAQAHGAIIGDKKAGTFGHAAAFSFYPTKNLGALGDGGAVITNDCGIADNVKWLREYGWKERYVSSFSGVNSRLDEIQAAILRVKLGHLEKANERRRQIASSYNSAISGSSIKAPADIQNTTHAMHLYVVECEERDKLREYLMNEGIGTAIHYPLAIHQQPAYLGRVRGCTGLANTERLYKGILSLPMYPELADAQVERVCEAINKWR, from the coding sequence ATGCAGGGAAAAGAAATCATACCGGTTGTAAACCCGAAGGCGCAATCTGAAGTTCTCCAAAAAGAAATTCTCGATGCCGTAGCAAGGGTCGTCGATAGCGGCTGGTATATTCTCGGGAGCGAAGTTGATTCATTTGAGAAAGAGTTTGCTTCATTCATCGGTGCAGATAATTGTATAGGCGTTGCAAGCGGTACTGATGCATTGATGCTTGCACTGAAAGCCGCCGGCCTTAAGACCGGTGATGAGGTTATAACGGTTTCACACTCCGCCGTTGCGACCGTCGCTGCGATTGAGCAGGCAGGTCTTGTCCCGGTTTTTGCTGATATTGATAATACAAGCCGATGCATTGATCCGGGTCTTATTGAAGCACTTATATCACCAAAGACAATGGCCATCGTCCCTGTACACATATACGGCCAGCCATGCGATATGTCAGCCATAATGGGAATTGCTGAAAGGCACGGCCTCAAGGTTATTGAGGACTGTGCACAGGCGCACGGTGCAATCATCGGGGATAAAAAAGCAGGCACCTTCGGTCATGCGGCCGCATTCAGTTTTTACCCGACAAAAAACCTAGGCGCGCTCGGTGACGGGGGCGCTGTCATCACAAATGATTGCGGAATAGCTGATAACGTAAAGTGGCTCAGGGAATACGGCTGGAAGGAAAGGTATGTGAGCTCGTTTTCCGGCGTTAACTCTAGACTTGATGAAATACAGGCGGCCATCCTTCGTGTGAAGCTCGGCCATCTGGAGAAAGCCAATGAAAGACGCAGACAGATTGCATCAAGCTATAATTCTGCAATATCAGGGAGCAGCATTAAGGCCCCGGCGGATATCCAGAATACGACCCATGCAATGCACCTTTATGTAGTAGAGTGTGAAGAAAGGGATAAGCTTCGTGAATATCTGATGAACGAAGGAATAGGGACTGCAATCCATTATCCGCTTGCCATACATCAGCAGCCTGCATATCTGGGAAGGGTAAGGGGCTGCACCGGTCTTGCCAATACTGAAAGGCTTTATAAGGGGATCTTGAGCCTGCCCATGTATCCGGAGCTTGCTGATGCTCAGGTCGAAAGGGTGTGCGAAGCCATTAACAAATGGCGATGA
- a CDS encoding NAD-dependent epimerase/dehydratase family protein, whose protein sequence is MVDLETVYRGKHVLITGGLGFIGSNLAIRLVSLGANVTLIDSLIPEYGGNLFNIEPVKDRVKVNFSDVRDEHSMRFLVKGQDYLFNLAGQTSHVDSMQNPYADLEINARAQLFILEACRHNNPDIKIVFASTRQIYGKPQYLPADEDHPVCPVDVNGINKVAGEWYHIVYNNVYNIRSCVLRLTNTYGPRMRIKDARQTFLGIWIKNIIEGKPLLIFGDGLQVRDFTFSEDAVDAFLFAGADEKADGKVYNLGGEGRITLSELAAMIIDINGSGTSEIVPFPKERKIIDIGDYYSDCKKIENELGWKPATGIEQGLQISINYFKEYFSYYR, encoded by the coding sequence ATGGTTGATCTCGAAACTGTTTATAGAGGCAAACATGTTTTGATAACGGGAGGTCTGGGCTTTATAGGCTCAAACCTTGCGATCAGGCTTGTCTCTCTCGGTGCCAATGTAACGCTTATAGACAGCCTCATTCCTGAATACGGCGGAAACCTTTTTAATATAGAACCTGTCAAGGACAGGGTAAAAGTCAATTTCTCGGATGTGCGCGATGAGCATTCGATGAGATTTCTGGTAAAAGGCCAGGATTACCTGTTCAATCTTGCCGGTCAGACCAGCCATGTCGATTCCATGCAGAATCCTTATGCCGACCTGGAGATAAACGCCCGTGCCCAGTTGTTCATATTGGAGGCATGCAGGCACAATAATCCAGACATTAAAATCGTGTTTGCCAGTACCCGCCAGATATACGGTAAACCTCAATACCTGCCCGCGGACGAGGACCATCCGGTCTGCCCTGTTGACGTTAATGGCATCAACAAGGTTGCAGGCGAATGGTATCATATCGTTTATAACAATGTTTACAATATCCGTTCGTGCGTATTGAGGCTCACAAATACATACGGCCCGAGGATGAGGATAAAAGATGCCAGACAGACATTTCTCGGCATCTGGATAAAAAACATAATTGAGGGCAAACCTCTGCTTATTTTCGGCGATGGTCTGCAGGTAAGGGACTTTACTTTTTCCGAAGATGCAGTGGATGCATTCCTCTTTGCAGGTGCAGATGAAAAGGCTGACGGCAAGGTCTATAATCTCGGAGGAGAAGGCAGGATTACCTTAAGCGAATTAGCTGCAATGATAATCGATATCAATGGTTCGGGCACAAGTGAAATAGTGCCGTTTCCCAAAGAGCGGAAAATTATTGATATAGGCGACTACTATTCCGACTGTAAAAAAATTGAAAACGAACTGGGCTGGAAACCTGCCACAGGTATTGAGCAGGGCCTTCAGATATCCATTAATTATTTTAAAGAGTATTTCTCATATTACCGGTAA
- a CDS encoding glycosyltransferase family 2 protein → MKISVCMITFDNERTVAGALESVKTWADEIIVVDSFSTDSTPEIVKGYTDNFEQRKWPGFRDQYNYCISKARNEWVVFIDADEVIPPALASEMLERLESDKGIYDGYIAHRRTFYLGRWIMHGGWVPDYEIRLFRKDRGGFEGGLHANVKVRGRVGELKSSFYEHYNYRDIADQITTINRYSETEAKDKFAEGKRFRFIDLLFRPPFRFIKEYVFKKGFLDGMPGLVIAVSTMYYVFVKYAKLWELEKGLKRNG, encoded by the coding sequence GTGAAGATAAGCGTCTGCATGATCACGTTCGATAATGAACGCACAGTTGCCGGGGCACTTGAAAGCGTAAAGACCTGGGCGGATGAGATAATTGTCGTCGATTCCTTCAGCACGGATTCCACCCCGGAGATTGTTAAGGGATATACCGATAATTTCGAGCAGAGGAAGTGGCCTGGCTTCAGGGACCAGTACAATTATTGTATCAGCAAGGCCAGAAATGAATGGGTTGTGTTCATTGACGCCGATGAAGTTATTCCACCTGCACTCGCATCCGAGATGCTTGAGCGCCTTGAGAGTGATAAGGGCATATACGACGGCTACATCGCCCATCGACGTACCTTTTACCTGGGCCGCTGGATAATGCACGGCGGATGGGTGCCTGATTATGAAATAAGGCTGTTCAGAAAGGACAGAGGAGGATTCGAGGGGGGGCTGCATGCAAACGTAAAAGTAAGAGGCAGGGTGGGCGAACTCAAATCATCTTTTTATGAGCACTATAATTACAGAGACATCGCGGATCAGATTACCACGATAAACCGTTATTCTGAAACCGAAGCGAAGGACAAGTTTGCTGAAGGAAAGCGCTTCAGGTTTATCGATCTGCTATTTAGGCCACCTTTCAGGTTTATAAAGGAATATGTTTTTAAAAAGGGTTTTCTGGACGGAATGCCCGGGCTTGTTATAGCTGTTTCCACCATGTATTATGTGTTTGTCAAATATGCAAAACTCTGGGAGCTGGAAAAAGGACTTAAAAGAAATGGTTGA
- the waaF gene encoding lipopolysaccharide heptosyltransferase II encodes MDKILIRGVNWIGDAVMSMPFICGLGNAWPDAEIHVLTRPHLAELYRYNPCVRNVITVNEKTRITGWKAVYRKIRDKNFNMAICLPHSFSSAFFLFLSGIPIRYGRACSGRSVLFTHPVYGKIEEYSGHQAKFYLEMLEAIAGKRITEVLPEIFISDAERLKASEIIGQTKRPVLGIFCSAAYGPAKVWPRESFAELGKMYISKTGGSILLFGGAQDRDANNAIQASIGEGALNIAGMTSLLESVALMEKCDAVVANDSGPMHLAAASGTRTIGIFGSTSPVRTAPLGRKASFITKRLECAPCMARTCRFGTYECLKSITPDDVLKEIL; translated from the coding sequence ATGGATAAGATTCTTATCAGGGGTGTAAACTGGATCGGGGATGCCGTAATGAGCATGCCATTTATATGCGGTCTGGGAAACGCCTGGCCCGATGCGGAAATTCATGTGCTGACAAGGCCCCATCTTGCAGAGCTCTATAGATATAACCCCTGTGTGAGAAATGTAATCACGGTCAATGAGAAAACCAGAATTACCGGATGGAAGGCGGTATATAGAAAGATCAGGGACAAAAATTTCAACATGGCGATATGCCTGCCGCACTCGTTCAGTTCAGCGTTTTTTCTGTTTCTTTCCGGTATCCCGATAAGATACGGCCGTGCATGCAGCGGCAGGTCAGTGCTTTTTACGCACCCCGTTTATGGAAAAATTGAAGAATATTCCGGGCACCAGGCGAAGTTTTATCTGGAAATGCTTGAAGCGATAGCTGGCAAACGGATTACGGAAGTTCTGCCCGAAATTTTTATATCAGATGCAGAAAGGCTTAAGGCTTCAGAGATTATCGGACAGACGAAAAGGCCCGTGCTTGGAATTTTCTGCTCGGCAGCCTATGGGCCTGCAAAAGTATGGCCCAGGGAAAGTTTTGCAGAGCTTGGAAAGATGTATATTTCAAAAACAGGCGGGTCAATCCTCCTTTTCGGCGGTGCGCAGGACAGGGATGCAAACAACGCCATTCAAGCTTCAATCGGAGAAGGCGCATTGAACATCGCAGGGATGACGAGCCTGCTTGAAAGTGTTGCCTTGATGGAGAAGTGTGATGCAGTTGTTGCCAATGACTCGGGGCCGATGCACCTGGCAGCTGCGAGCGGGACAAGGACGATAGGAATATTTGGCTCGACCAGTCCGGTACGGACTGCGCCGCTCGGCAGGAAGGCCTCATTCATAACGAAAAGGCTTGAATGCGCGCCGTGTATGGCACGAACCTGCAGATTTGGCACGTATGAATGCCTTAAAAGCATCACGCCTGATGATGTGCTCAAGGAGATTTTGTGA
- a CDS encoding GNAT family N-acetyltransferase → MIYGWKEIYQSRLSDAVTALKRIRKGSRIFIGSACGEPQLLVKTLIDLAPHMYDTEVYHFLDLGNSEYAEDKYSEHFRHNALFIGQSTRKAVEEGRADYTPVFLSEIPKLMQRRKMRIDVALIQVSPPDKSGYVSLGISVDITKTAAETARYVVAEVNPNMPRTHGDSYLHVNDIDAFVENDQPLIEFHSESPTEIIEKIGSIIADLIENESCIQTGIGKIPNSVLPYLMNKKDLGVHTEVFTDSLIDLIEAGVVNNRKKNINTGKIVSAFCMGSRKLYDYVDDNPLFEFRPCSYVNSSSIIKQNDRCTAINSALTVDITGQICSDSLGFRFYSGIGGQSDFVRGARMANRGRSIMTLPSTTDDGEKSRIVPFLDPGSGVVITRASVNYVVTEYGYAYIHGKTIRERALALISIAHPKFRDWLLDCAKEQGYIYKDQILPAAIYPREYESWWKDKKGNEIFFRPTRPTDERAIQDLVYSLPEQDVYTRFFQNLRNFPHKLAMPMAAIDYTDKMAIVGVMGNEAPDRQEQIIALGHYVRDPVTNNAEVAFTIHHDYQNMGIGTFLLNHLCMIAVDRNIRGFTADVLARNTPMMKVFSKTGYPLKVKLEYGVYELEIPFEEGKKENAGS, encoded by the coding sequence ATGATATACGGCTGGAAAGAAATTTATCAATCAAGGCTTTCTGATGCTGTAACAGCACTAAAACGCATCAGGAAAGGATCCAGAATATTCATAGGCTCAGCCTGCGGAGAGCCGCAGTTGCTGGTGAAAACCCTCATAGATCTTGCACCTCATATGTATGACACCGAGGTGTACCATTTTCTCGATCTGGGGAATTCTGAATATGCGGAAGACAAATATTCCGAACACTTCCGCCATAATGCCCTTTTCATAGGCCAGAGCACAAGAAAGGCGGTTGAAGAAGGCAGGGCCGACTACACTCCGGTGTTCCTCTCCGAAATCCCGAAACTGATGCAGCGAAGGAAGATGAGGATAGATGTCGCCCTGATTCAGGTCTCTCCTCCTGATAAAAGCGGCTATGTAAGTCTGGGTATATCTGTCGATATAACCAAGACAGCTGCCGAGACAGCAAGATATGTCGTTGCTGAAGTAAATCCAAACATGCCGAGAACCCATGGAGACTCATACCTGCATGTCAACGATATAGATGCCTTTGTCGAAAATGACCAGCCCCTCATAGAGTTTCATTCTGAATCACCCACAGAGATAATTGAAAAGATCGGAAGCATAATTGCCGACCTTATTGAAAATGAATCCTGTATTCAGACCGGCATCGGCAAGATACCGAACTCGGTTCTGCCTTATCTTATGAACAAGAAAGACCTCGGAGTTCATACCGAAGTTTTTACAGACAGCCTGATAGATTTAATCGAGGCGGGAGTCGTAAACAACAGGAAGAAGAATATCAACACCGGCAAGATTGTTTCGGCATTCTGCATGGGCAGCCGCAAGCTGTATGACTATGTCGATGACAATCCGCTTTTCGAGTTCAGGCCATGCTCTTATGTAAACAGTTCCAGCATAATAAAGCAGAATGACAGGTGCACTGCCATAAACTCCGCACTGACCGTGGACATTACCGGCCAGATATGCTCTGACTCCCTGGGATTCAGGTTCTACAGCGGTATCGGAGGCCAGTCCGACTTCGTGCGTGGAGCTCGAATGGCCAACCGCGGCAGATCAATAATGACACTGCCGTCAACAACGGATGACGGTGAGAAATCCAGAATAGTCCCGTTCCTGGATCCGGGAAGCGGTGTCGTGATAACAAGGGCTTCAGTAAATTATGTCGTAACCGAATACGGCTATGCTTACATACACGGGAAGACTATACGGGAAAGGGCGCTTGCATTAATAAGCATCGCCCACCCAAAATTCAGAGACTGGCTGCTCGATTGCGCCAAGGAACAGGGTTATATCTACAAGGATCAGATTCTGCCGGCGGCAATATATCCGAGAGAATATGAGTCCTGGTGGAAAGACAAGAAAGGCAACGAAATATTCTTCAGACCGACGAGACCCACCGATGAAAGGGCTATTCAGGACCTTGTATATTCACTCCCGGAACAGGATGTCTATACGCGATTCTTCCAGAACCTCAGAAATTTCCCTCACAAGCTTGCCATGCCGATGGCAGCCATAGATTATACCGACAAGATGGCTATAGTGGGAGTAATGGGCAATGAGGCTCCTGACAGGCAGGAACAGATAATCGCCCTTGGCCATTACGTTCGCGACCCGGTTACCAACAATGCAGAAGTCGCCTTCACCATACATCATGATTATCAGAACATGGGCATAGGCACATTTCTGTTGAATCATTTGTGCATGATAGCGGTAGACAGGAATATACGAGGTTTCACGGCTGACGTTCTGGCCCGGAATACTCCGATGATGAAAGTGTTTTCAAAAACCGGTTATCCTCTGAAGGTCAAACTTGAATACGGGGTTTATGAACTGGAAATTCCTTTTGAAGAAGGGAAAAAAGAGAATGCAGGCAGTTAA
- a CDS encoding CBS domain-containing protein produces the protein MKVSEMMKTAAVIIAPEASVGSAIKIMEEKRFRRLPVVKDGNLVGIITDLDIRKALNSPFVFHEAMYDEYLQNEIKVEACMTPNPITVNPDSDILDAAVIMHKEKIGGLPVVEENRLAGIITVSDLLEMLIGFLGKEKQA, from the coding sequence TTGAAGGTTTCTGAAATGATGAAGACCGCTGCCGTTATCATTGCACCTGAAGCTTCTGTCGGATCAGCAATAAAGATCATGGAAGAAAAGCGTTTCAGACGCCTGCCAGTAGTAAAAGACGGAAATCTCGTAGGTATAATTACCGACCTCGATATAAGGAAGGCATTGAATTCTCCATTCGTATTTCATGAAGCCATGTATGATGAATACCTGCAGAACGAGATAAAAGTCGAAGCATGTATGACGCCTAATCCAATAACCGTAAATCCCGATTCGGATATACTGGATGCAGCCGTCATAATGCATAAGGAAAAAATAGGCGGTCTTCCGGTGGTTGAAGAAAACAGACTCGCAGGTATCATTACCGTTTCAGACCTTCTCGAGATGCTTATAGGATTTCTTGGGAAAGAGAAGCAGGCTTAA
- a CDS encoding isoamylase early set domain-containing protein, producing MALKKQYVKSKQLFKVTFSIPKEAVGNARKVAIAGDFNDWITDVDFMKKQKDGSFSISLYLESGKTYQFRYLIDNTRWENDWEADGYIPHAYGDGDNSLLIL from the coding sequence ATGGCATTGAAAAAACAATATGTGAAGTCAAAACAGTTGTTCAAAGTTACGTTTTCCATACCTAAAGAAGCCGTTGGAAATGCAAGAAAGGTTGCAATTGCTGGTGATTTCAATGATTGGATTACGGACGTGGATTTCATGAAGAAACAGAAAGACGGTTCATTTTCCATCAGCCTCTACCTTGAATCCGGCAAGACCTACCAGTTCCGCTATCTTATCGACAATACTAGGTGGGAGAACGACTGGGAGGCCGACGGCTATATACCTCATGCATATGGCGATGGCGATAACTCTCTTTTGATCCTGTAA
- a CDS encoding peptidylprolyl isomerase — MVTLSTTLGDIKIELFKDEAPITTENFISYIKDGFFDGTIFHRVIPGFMIQGGGMTPDMMDKATKKPIKNEAKNGLKNERGTLSMARTSAIDSATSQFFINVNDNKFLDHGVRDFGYAVFAKVVEGMDVVDKIAAVKTGNKGFHSDVPVEPVIIISARLEE; from the coding sequence ATGGTAACTCTTTCAACAACCCTGGGAGATATCAAGATAGAGCTGTTCAAGGACGAGGCCCCGATAACGACAGAAAATTTTATATCTTATATAAAGGACGGCTTTTTCGACGGGACGATATTCCACCGTGTTATCCCTGGATTTATGATACAGGGCGGTGGCATGACGCCTGATATGATGGACAAGGCTACAAAGAAGCCCATAAAGAATGAAGCGAAGAACGGGCTTAAAAACGAGCGAGGCACACTCTCCATGGCAAGAACTTCTGCAATTGACAGTGCAACATCTCAATTCTTTATCAATGTCAATGACAACAAGTTTCTTGATCACGGTGTACGTGATTTCGGTTATGCGGTTTTTGCAAAGGTGGTTGAAGGAATGGATGTTGTTGATAAAATTGCGGCCGTAAAGACGGGCAACAAGGGATTTCACAGCGATGTTCCTGTGGAGCCCGTGATAATTATTTCCGCCAGGCTGGAGGAATAG
- a CDS encoding DUF4388 domain-containing protein has protein sequence MEQFKLEDITFPLLMKDIIEDKFSGILFLSLEQWRKGIIFKEGRLCAIQSNRPEELLGNILVEKNFITQEQNDISLEKARIERIKHGAALILLGFLNQIQLTEALIIQIEKRFLDIFEWQTGSVQEVPKTINKNPELTVDELNYLLRKGITEKFNPSMAITALMPYAAVKPKPLKEEMPKGISIDIESLEKMTVSEIILKNPQTAIDLFALYCSGLITFEESKHKALIDKLRSKLKEINKKTPFELLGIDSDASDDTLKKAYIRLVKDNHPDSYAYAADIEVKDLANEIFTDIQKAYNEILKERQGKPKVDQWVNDQLQAELIYQQALDELKNKNYEKALDLLKLCVKMAPDEKAYNESYINAMFMKLQATNGPTIEIKNAIRDSIKRFPQTDFYYLILGWVLKKEGSIKAVDAFRAALRINPKNVDASRELRLYRMRGKV, from the coding sequence ATGGAACAGTTCAAGCTTGAAGATATCACATTCCCTCTCCTGATGAAGGATATAATTGAAGATAAATTCTCTGGAATATTATTTCTGTCTCTCGAACAGTGGAGAAAGGGAATCATATTCAAGGAAGGAAGGCTCTGTGCCATACAGTCAAACCGCCCCGAAGAGCTCCTTGGTAATATTCTTGTTGAAAAAAACTTTATCACTCAGGAACAAAATGACATTTCACTGGAAAAGGCACGGATTGAAAGAATCAAACATGGAGCTGCACTCATACTGCTTGGTTTCCTGAACCAGATACAGCTTACTGAAGCACTTATAATTCAGATAGAAAAACGTTTCCTGGACATTTTTGAATGGCAGACAGGATCGGTTCAGGAGGTCCCCAAAACTATAAATAAGAATCCTGAACTTACAGTGGATGAGCTGAACTATCTTTTAAGAAAGGGTATTACCGAAAAATTCAATCCCTCCATGGCGATAACGGCACTTATGCCTTATGCAGCCGTCAAACCGAAGCCGCTGAAAGAAGAAATGCCTAAAGGGATTTCAATAGACATTGAAAGCCTGGAGAAAATGACTGTTTCGGAAATTATATTAAAAAACCCCCAGACAGCCATTGATCTGTTCGCACTTTACTGCAGTGGATTGATAACATTCGAAGAAAGCAAGCACAAGGCGTTGATTGACAAGCTGCGCAGCAAACTGAAAGAAATAAATAAAAAGACGCCTTTCGAACTGCTGGGTATAGATTCCGATGCATCTGATGATACTCTTAAAAAGGCCTATATAAGACTTGTCAAAGACAACCATCCCGATTCCTATGCATACGCGGCTGATATTGAAGTCAAAGACCTGGCAAATGAGATATTCACGGATATCCAGAAAGCTTACAATGAAATTTTAAAGGAGCGCCAGGGCAAGCCTAAAGTTGATCAGTGGGTGAACGACCAGCTTCAGGCTGAATTGATTTATCAGCAGGCCCTGGACGAACTGAAGAATAAAAATTATGAAAAGGCCCTGGATCTCCTGAAATTATGCGTAAAAATGGCACCAGACGAGAAGGCCTACAATGAGTCATACATTAATGCCATGTTCATGAAACTGCAGGCAACAAACGGTCCTACTATTGAAATAAAGAATGCGATAAGAGACTCTATTAAACGTTTTCCTCAAACTGATTTCTATTATCTCATCCTTGGATGGGTGCTCAAGAAAGAAGGCTCCATCAAGGCTGTCGATGCCTTCAGGGCTGCACTAAGGATTAATCCTAAAAATGTCGATGCAAGCCGCGAACTCAGATTGTATCGCATGAGGGGTAAGGTCTAG
- a CDS encoding L-rhamnose mutarotase has translation MNRIGFILKLKPDKINEYKEHHRRVWPEMLEALKKTGWHNYSLFLKDDGTIFGYFETPGTLDDAIKGMSKEEINSRWQAFMAPYFENLDGLQPDKGMLELEEIFHLD, from the coding sequence ATGAATCGCATAGGATTTATTTTAAAGCTCAAGCCGGATAAAATAAATGAATATAAAGAGCATCACAGAAGAGTCTGGCCTGAAATGCTCGAGGCTCTCAAAAAAACCGGATGGCACAACTATTCGCTGTTTCTGAAGGATGATGGAACTATATTCGGATATTTTGAAACACCCGGAACACTCGATGATGCAATCAAAGGCATGTCAAAGGAGGAAATAAACTCAAGATGGCAGGCGTTTATGGCACCGTATTTTGAGAATCTTGATGGTTTGCAACCTGATAAGGGCATGCTCGAACTTGAAGAAATCTTCCACCTGGACTAG